One stretch of Juglans microcarpa x Juglans regia isolate MS1-56 chromosome 3D, Jm3101_v1.0, whole genome shotgun sequence DNA includes these proteins:
- the LOC121256755 gene encoding uncharacterized protein LOC121256755, with amino-acid sequence MEEKHKKKFVCKFCNKRYPCGKALGGHIRTHMNQNSAEKEQVVEAHADLVKFPSLDGGKNSKRDSGPETAGWNSSYGLRENPKRTWRFVDSGTGSLQERVCRECGKCFQSLKALCGHMACHSEKEKLISKFEDHSGTSENQKPEMDTQSVTDTSAPRKLRRSKRMRYKTLDTYPSVYSLANGSSSVSEIEQEQEEAAMCLMMFSRDSVCRGGLNSVAESSNNNSVVLEAKSSSIDLKITVKNVGNYVNLKRQSDELKTSDISLSDNSDSGYFRNGPKKAEPDVSVDGSIASGEFKKPKVESGYGTGGFNAELGKSSNRFKFVTSEFGKELIRNEGYGQVGRAFVKCNSRMKSKNDSHSPEFLEGSHKKMKNVCSNIETCKNTQKRSKHECVNRKMCFHSRRAMGPHRASHTQISGCRESVHDRGENNIETDSLPVPKPYSKTVESCGAKTSINRTMPGHSEKRLGTKKSKGHECPICFRVFRSGQALGGHKRSHFFGGSEEGTIVLKQEVPEFHGLIDLNLPAPVEEEANGPAEFMP; translated from the coding sequence ATGGAAGAAAAGCACAAAAAGAAGTTTGTGTGCAAGTTTTGCAACAAGAGATACCCATGTGGGAAGGCCTTGGGCGGTCACATCAGAACCCACATGAATCAGAATTCTGCTGAGAAAGAACAAGTAGTCGAAGCTCATGCTGATTTAGTGAAGTTTCCATCTCTGGATGGTGGAAAGAATAGCAAGAGAGATTCTGGGCCTGAAACTGCTGGTTGGAATTCCAGTTACGGTCTTAGGGAGAACCCCAAGAGAACATGGAGGTTTGTGGATTCAGGAACTGGTTCACTTCAGGAAAGGGTTTGCAGAGAATGTGGCAAATGCTTTCAATCATTGAAAGCTCTCTGTGGTCACATGGCTTGCCACTCAGAGAAAGAGAAGCTAATTAGCAAATTTGAGGACCACTCAGGGACTAGTGAGAACCAAAAACCGGAAATGGACACTCAGTCAGTTACCGATACATCAGCTCCGAGGAAGCTTAGGAGATCGAAACGAATGAGGTACAAGACTCTTGATACTTACCCTTCTGTTTATAGTTTGGCAAATGGTTCCTCATCTGTCTCGGAGAttgaacaagaacaagaagaggcGGCAATGTGTCTGATGATGTTCTCTAGGGACTCTGTTTGTAGAGGTGGTTTGAATTCTGTGGCAGAATCTTCGAATAACAATTCTGTGGTTTTAGAGGCCAAATCATCGTCTATCGATTTGAAAATTACTGTGAAGAATGTTGGGAATTATGTAAACCTGAAGAGGCAAAGTGACGAGTTGAAAACTTCAGACATTAGCCTTTCTGATAATTCTGATTCTGGGTATTTTAGGAATGGACCCAAAAAAGCTGAACCAGATGTTTCTGTTGATGGGTCTATTGCGAGTGGTGAATTTAAGAAGCCCAAAGTGGAATCTGGATATGGAACTGGAGGCTTTAATGCCGAATTGGGTAAAAGTTCAAACAGATTCAAGTTTGTGACGTCTGAATTTGGGAAGGAATTGATCAGAAATGAAGGATATGGTCAAGTGGGGAGAGCTTTCGTCAAGTGTAATTCAAGAATGAAATCCAAAAATGATTCCCACAGTCCTGAATTTTTGGAGGGCTCCCACAAGAAGATGAAAAACGTCTGTTCCAATATCGAAACCTGCAAGAATACTCAGAAAAGAAGCAAACACGAGTGTGTGAACAGAAAGATGTGCTTCCACTCTCGCCGCGCTATGGGGCCACACAGAGCTAGCCATACACAGATCAGTGGCTGCCGTGAGTCCGTACATGATAGGGGTGAAAACAACATAGAAACTGATTCTCTGCCTGTCCCAAAGCCTTATAGTAAAACCGTCGAGTCTTGCGGTGCCAAGACCTCCATTAATCGAACTATGCCTGGTCATTCCGAGAAGAGATTGGGGACAAAGAAAAGCAAGGGGCATGAGTGCCCAATCTGCTTCAGAGTTTTCCGGTCGGGGCAAGCTTTAGGTGGTCACAAGAGGTCCCATTTTTTTGGAGGTTCTGAAGAAGGAACTATTGTGCTCAAACAAGAGGTCCCCGAGTTTCATGGTCTAATTGATCTTAACCTTCCTGCTCCTGTCGAGGAAGAGGCAAATGGGCCTGCCGAGttcatgccatga
- the LOC121255558 gene encoding UDP-glucose 6-dehydrogenase 1-like: MAVIALKCPAIEVAVVDISVSRINAWNSEQLPIYEPGLDDVVKQCRGKNLFFSTDVEKHVAEADIVFVSVNTPTKTQGLGAGKAADLTYWESAARMIADVSKSDKIVVEKSTVPVKTAEAIEKILTHNSKKINFQILSNPEFLAEGTAIQDLFNPDRVLIGGRETPEGAKAIQALKDVYAHWVPVERIICTNLWSAELSKLAANAFLAQRISSVNAMSALCEATGADVTQVSHAVGKDSRIGPKFLNASVGFGGSCFQKDILNLVYICECNGLPEVANYWKQVIKVNDYQKTRFVNRVVSSMFNTVSGKKIAILGFAFKKDTGDTRETPAIDVCKGLLGDKARLSIYDPQVSEDQIQRDLSMKKFDWDHPVHLQPASPMSVTQVSVVWDAYEATKDAHCICILTEWDEFKKLDYQRIYNNMQKPAFVFDGRNIADVEKLREIGFIVYSIGKPLDSWLKDLPAVA; this comes from the coding sequence ATGGCTGTGATTGCGTTGAAGTGCCCTGCGATTGAAGTAGCTGTGGTCGATATATCTGTATCAAGAATAAATGCCTGGAACAGCGAGCAGCTTCCCATTTACGAGCCTGGACTTGACGATGTTGTGAAGCAGTGCAGAGGAAAAAACCTCTTCTTCTCTACTGATGTGGAGAAACATGTTGCAGAGGCTGATATAGTCTTTGTTTCAGTTAACACCCCTACCAAAACCCAGGGCCTCGGAGCTGGCAAAGCAGCTGATCTGACCTATTGGGAGAGTGCTGCTCGAATGATTGCTGATGTGTCAAAATCTGACAAAATTGTTGTTGAGAAATCAACAGTGCCAGTGAAAACGGCTGAGGCAATAGAAAAGATCCTGACCCACAATAGCAAGAAGATCAACTTCCAAATTCTCTCCAACCCAGAATTTCTTGCTGAGGGAACTGCAATTCAAGACCTTTTCAATCCCGATAGGGTTCTCATTGGTGGTAGGGAGACCCCAGAAGGTGCAAAGGCGATACAGGCTTTGAAAGATGTTTATGCCCATTGGGTCCCTGTAGAACGTATAATATGTACTAATCTTTGGTCTGCTGAGCTTTCTAAGCTTGCTGCCAATGCCTTCTTGGCACAGAGGATCTCTTCTGTGAATGCCATGTCAGCACTTTGTGAGGCTACCGGTGCAGATGTAACCCAGGTTTCACATGCTGTTGGCAAGGATTCAAGAATTGGGCCCAAGTTCTTGAATGCCAGTGTTGGTTTTGGTGGATCTTGCTTCCAGAAGGACATCTTGAACTTGGTTTATATCTGTGAGTGCAATGGGCTTCCTGAGGTTGCAAATTACTGGAAACAGGTCATTAAGGTGAATGACTACCAGAAGACCCGGTTTGTGAACCGGGTTGTTTCCTCAATGTTCAACACAGTCTCAGGAAAGAAGATTGCAATTCTTGGGTTTGCTTTCAAGAAGGACACTGGTGATACCAGGGAGACCCCAGCCATTGATGTCTGCAAAGGTTTGTTGGGGGACAAAGCCCGGTTGAGCATATACGATCCACAAGTGTCTGAGGATCAGATCCAGAGGGATCTTTCAATGAAGAAGTTCGATTGGGACCATCCAGTTCATCTTCAGCCAGCAAGCCCTATGTCTGTCACTCAAGTTAGTGTCGTCTGGGATGCTTACGAGGCAACAAAGGATGCTCATTGTATTTGCATTCTGACTGAGTGGGACGAGTTTAAGAAGCTTGATTACCAGAGGATCTATAACAATATGCAGAAGCCTGCATTTGTGTTCGATGGCCGGAACATTGCAGATGTGGAGAAGTTGAGGGAAATTGGGTTTATCGTTTACTCTATTGGAAAGCCACTAGATTCATGGCTCAAAGATTTGCCAGCAGTCGCATAA
- the LOC121254993 gene encoding uncharacterized protein LOC121254993 isoform X1, whose product MLKSSRSFTVSIQGSLSIAICRIRVMNMFLVIMPHRNLLFQVEIGGIQSFGEYEDGLHKFQCHEALEKDTVTDVSNLVDKGFGTNDPLSLVSSSSSEEDARSGASAYSSIYPEYFELDFPRRRFVPFEDAYHSFLDHFPRKQVPIGTNHQASIPLWGKLINENNLDMTEKFTPSIDDGGSEEMLMGTLIVSMPDSNLSTDRGDYAGDGRADCHCLDSGSIRCICQHIMEAREKLRRTLGEEKFVNLGFSDMGEEVAHKWTEEEEQIFHEAVYSSPASLGRNFWKHLSLVFPSRSKSELVSYYFNVFMLRRRAAQNRSNLLDIDSDDDEWHGRGSYEVGESEEDVDSAIESPVDQDSQANSSEEDDGSDDDDDNDDDNNKDGGDDDCNGDGGDRSGRDDVLIEDGGMNLPSDAHAKLIDESKFDPLVQHVDKTSGSDQEDLSAQDDSCLSFDCQANMTSSCDPVNSKNALQVCGVKSEHTKCLHGKDDWSNDAVGQFNLLEPYDAKVWDGSCPSASLKGFDLVSTWNMIEEIFGQGTSDKKVMDD is encoded by the exons ATGCTGAAGAGTTCCCGGAGCTTCACTGTAAGCATCCAAGGAAGCTTGAGTATAGCAATATGCCGGATCCGTGTGATGAACATGTTCCTTGTGATAATGCCCCACAGGAACCTATTATTTCAGGTAGAAATAGGTGGCATACAATCTTTTG GGGAGTATGAGGATGGCCTTCATAAATTTCAGTGCCATGAGGCACTTGAAAAAGACACTGTCACAGATGTTTCAAATTTAGTTGACAAGGGTTTCGGGACCAATGACCCCTTGTCATTGGTTTCCAGCAGTTCTAGTGAAGAAGATGCTAGGTCTGGGGCATCGGCATACTCATCTATTTATCCTGAATATTTTGAGTTAGATTTCCCACGAAGAAGATTTGTTCCATTTGAGGATGCCTATCATTCTTTCTTggatcattttcctagaaagCAAGTTCCCATTGGTACAAATCATCAAGCCAGTATTCCATTGTGGGGCAAACTCATAAATGAGAACAACTTAGATATGACAGAAAAGTTTACTCCCAGCATTGATGATGGTGGCAGTGAGGAGATGCTGATGGGGACTTTGATTGTATCAATGCCCGATTCAAATTTGTCTACAGACAGAGGTGACTATGCTGGAGATGGTAGGGCAGATTGTCACTGTCTGGATTCTGGCTCTATTAGATGCATTTGCCAACATATTATGGAAGCACGGGAGAAACTTAGAAGAACACTTGGGGAagaaaaatttgtgaatttagGGTTTTCTGACATGGGTGAGGAAGTGGCACACAAGtggactgaagaagaagagcagATATTTCACGAGGCTGTTTACTCCAGTCCTGCATCCTTGGGTAGAAACTTTTGGAAACACCTATCTTTGGTATTTCCTTCTCGAAGTAAATCAGAGCTTGTAAGCTattatttcaatgtgttcatgCTGCGGAGGCGTGCTGCTCAGAATAGGTCTAATTTGCTGGACATAGacagtgatgatgatgagtgGCATGGAAGAGGCTCTTATGAGGTTGGCGAGTCAGAAGAAGATGTGGACTCTGCTATCGAGTCACCTGTTGATCAAGATAGCCAGGCCAATTCCTCTGAAGAAGATGATGGTAGTGATGATGACGATGACAATGATGATGACAACAACAAAGATGGTGGTGATGATGATTGCAATGGTGATGGTGGCGATAGATCTGGTAGAGATGATGTTCTCATAGAAGATGGTGGGATGAATCTTCCGTCAGATGCACATGCTAAGTTGATTGATGAGAGTAAATTTGACCCGTTGGTTCAGCATGTGGATAAGACTTCAGGGAGTGATCAGGAGGATCTCAGTGCACAAGATGACTCATGCCTGTCATTTGATTGTCAAGCCAATATGACTAGCTCCTGTGATCCTGTTAACAGCAAAAATGCTTTACAAGTGTGTGGAGTTAAGAGTGAGCATACCAAATGTTTGCACGGCAAAGATGATTGGTCTAATGATGCAGTGGGTCAGTTCAATTTACTGGAGCCCTATGATGCTAAAGTTTGGGATGGCAGCTGCCCATCAGCTTCATTAAAAGGTTTTGATCTTGTATCCACATGGAACATGATTGAAGAGATTTTTGGGCAAGGGACTTCAGATAAAAAGGTGATGGATGATTGA
- the LOC121254993 gene encoding uncharacterized protein LOC121254993 isoform X2, which yields MGSKRPFDAEEFPELHCKHPRKLEYSNMPDPCDEHVPCDNAPQEPIISGEYEDGLHKFQCHEALEKDTVTDVSNLVDKGFGTNDPLSLVSSSSSEEDARSGASAYSSIYPEYFELDFPRRRFVPFEDAYHSFLDHFPRKQVPIGTNHQASIPLWGKLINENNLDMTEKFTPSIDDGGSEEMLMGTLIVSMPDSNLSTDRGDYAGDGRADCHCLDSGSIRCICQHIMEAREKLRRTLGEEKFVNLGFSDMGEEVAHKWTEEEEQIFHEAVYSSPASLGRNFWKHLSLVFPSRSKSELVSYYFNVFMLRRRAAQNRSNLLDIDSDDDEWHGRGSYEVGESEEDVDSAIESPVDQDSQANSSEEDDGSDDDDDNDDDNNKDGGDDDCNGDGGDRSGRDDVLIEDGGMNLPSDAHAKLIDESKFDPLVQHVDKTSGSDQEDLSAQDDSCLSFDCQANMTSSCDPVNSKNALQVCGVKSEHTKCLHGKDDWSNDAVGQFNLLEPYDAKVWDGSCPSASLKGFDLVSTWNMIEEIFGQGTSDKKVMDD from the exons ATGGGATCTAAAAGGCCTTTTGATGCTGAAGAGTTCCCGGAGCTTCACTGTAAGCATCCAAGGAAGCTTGAGTATAGCAATATGCCGGATCCGTGTGATGAACATGTTCCTTGTGATAATGCCCCACAGGAACCTATTATTTCAG GGGAGTATGAGGATGGCCTTCATAAATTTCAGTGCCATGAGGCACTTGAAAAAGACACTGTCACAGATGTTTCAAATTTAGTTGACAAGGGTTTCGGGACCAATGACCCCTTGTCATTGGTTTCCAGCAGTTCTAGTGAAGAAGATGCTAGGTCTGGGGCATCGGCATACTCATCTATTTATCCTGAATATTTTGAGTTAGATTTCCCACGAAGAAGATTTGTTCCATTTGAGGATGCCTATCATTCTTTCTTggatcattttcctagaaagCAAGTTCCCATTGGTACAAATCATCAAGCCAGTATTCCATTGTGGGGCAAACTCATAAATGAGAACAACTTAGATATGACAGAAAAGTTTACTCCCAGCATTGATGATGGTGGCAGTGAGGAGATGCTGATGGGGACTTTGATTGTATCAATGCCCGATTCAAATTTGTCTACAGACAGAGGTGACTATGCTGGAGATGGTAGGGCAGATTGTCACTGTCTGGATTCTGGCTCTATTAGATGCATTTGCCAACATATTATGGAAGCACGGGAGAAACTTAGAAGAACACTTGGGGAagaaaaatttgtgaatttagGGTTTTCTGACATGGGTGAGGAAGTGGCACACAAGtggactgaagaagaagagcagATATTTCACGAGGCTGTTTACTCCAGTCCTGCATCCTTGGGTAGAAACTTTTGGAAACACCTATCTTTGGTATTTCCTTCTCGAAGTAAATCAGAGCTTGTAAGCTattatttcaatgtgttcatgCTGCGGAGGCGTGCTGCTCAGAATAGGTCTAATTTGCTGGACATAGacagtgatgatgatgagtgGCATGGAAGAGGCTCTTATGAGGTTGGCGAGTCAGAAGAAGATGTGGACTCTGCTATCGAGTCACCTGTTGATCAAGATAGCCAGGCCAATTCCTCTGAAGAAGATGATGGTAGTGATGATGACGATGACAATGATGATGACAACAACAAAGATGGTGGTGATGATGATTGCAATGGTGATGGTGGCGATAGATCTGGTAGAGATGATGTTCTCATAGAAGATGGTGGGATGAATCTTCCGTCAGATGCACATGCTAAGTTGATTGATGAGAGTAAATTTGACCCGTTGGTTCAGCATGTGGATAAGACTTCAGGGAGTGATCAGGAGGATCTCAGTGCACAAGATGACTCATGCCTGTCATTTGATTGTCAAGCCAATATGACTAGCTCCTGTGATCCTGTTAACAGCAAAAATGCTTTACAAGTGTGTGGAGTTAAGAGTGAGCATACCAAATGTTTGCACGGCAAAGATGATTGGTCTAATGATGCAGTGGGTCAGTTCAATTTACTGGAGCCCTATGATGCTAAAGTTTGGGATGGCAGCTGCCCATCAGCTTCATTAAAAGGTTTTGATCTTGTATCCACATGGAACATGATTGAAGAGATTTTTGGGCAAGGGACTTCAGATAAAAAGGTGATGGATGATTGA